One window from the genome of Limibacillus sp. encodes:
- the mce gene encoding methylmalonyl-CoA epimerase produces MIGRLNHIAIAVPDLEAAAKQYAQVLGAKVSEPQDEPDHGVTVVFVELPNTKVELLHPLGENSPIQAFLDKNASGGMHHVCYEVDDIIAARDKLKSEGARVLGDGNPKIGAHGKPVLFLHPKDFCGTLVELEQA; encoded by the coding sequence ATGATCGGACGTTTGAACCACATCGCCATCGCCGTGCCGGACCTGGAAGCCGCGGCCAAGCAGTATGCCCAGGTCCTGGGCGCGAAGGTCTCCGAGCCGCAGGATGAGCCGGACCACGGCGTCACGGTGGTCTTCGTGGAGCTGCCCAACACCAAGGTCGAGCTGCTGCATCCCCTGGGCGAGAACTCGCCGATCCAGGCCTTCCTGGACAAGAACGCCAGCGGCGGCATGCACCATGTCTGCTACGAGGTGGATGACATCATCGCCGCCCGCGACAAGCTGAAGAGCGAGGGTGCGCGGGTCCTGGGCGACGGGAACCCGAAGATCGGCGCGCACGGCAAGCCGGTGCTCTTCCTGCACCCCAAGGACTTCTGCGGCACCTTGGTCGAGCTGGAGCAGGCTTGA
- a CDS encoding ribonuclease J, whose amino-acid sequence MSDFPAKDELYFLPLGGTGEIGMNLNLYGHDGQWLMVDLGVTFGDPRVPSVDVVMPDPAFIEARRDELAGLILTHAHEDHLGAVPYLWPRLRCPVYATRFTAAVLRRKLEEAGLLDQVPLKEVPLSGQFTVGPFEIELVTLTHSIPEPNALIIHTPVGKVLHTGDWKLDPEPQVGGDYDETRLRELADENILAMVCDSTNALVEGDSGSEGDVQEGLLELVSKLPNRVAVGCFASNIARLQSLGRVAKKTGRRVCLAGRSLKRMMEAAQESGYLQDFPTVVAEEELGYLPRNEVLLICTGSQGEPRAALSRIARGEHQQIVLEEGDAVVFSSRIIPGNEVGIFALQNQLAEQGIEIYTDDEHEIHVSGHPARDELSQMYQWVRPQIAIPVHGESRHLLEHAALAEECQVPQSIVCRNGDLIRLAPGPAEVVEQVTSGRLALDGQALRPIESEVLRERVRMLYNGAASLTLVMDAAGALLAPPQLSCHGLLDEDLEADELDAAEAYIERSIQSLRKRELADDEAVREAGRIAVRRFFRRLADKKPVTDVHLVRLS is encoded by the coding sequence GTGAGCGACTTTCCAGCCAAGGACGAACTCTACTTCCTGCCGCTCGGCGGGACCGGGGAGATTGGGATGAACCTCAATCTCTACGGCCACGACGGCCAATGGCTGATGGTCGATCTGGGCGTCACCTTCGGCGATCCGCGCGTACCCTCAGTCGATGTGGTGATGCCGGACCCCGCCTTCATCGAAGCGCGCCGGGACGAACTTGCCGGCCTGATCCTGACCCACGCCCACGAAGACCATCTGGGGGCCGTGCCCTACCTCTGGCCGCGACTGCGCTGTCCCGTCTATGCGACGCGCTTCACCGCCGCCGTGCTGCGGCGGAAGCTGGAGGAGGCGGGGCTTCTGGACCAGGTGCCCTTGAAGGAGGTGCCGCTGTCGGGCCAGTTCACGGTCGGTCCCTTCGAGATCGAGCTGGTGACCCTGACCCATTCCATCCCCGAACCCAATGCGCTGATCATCCATACGCCTGTCGGAAAGGTCCTGCACACCGGCGACTGGAAGCTCGACCCCGAACCCCAGGTCGGCGGCGACTACGACGAGACGCGGCTGCGCGAGCTGGCCGACGAGAACATCCTGGCCATGGTCTGCGATTCCACCAATGCCCTGGTGGAGGGCGATTCGGGCAGCGAAGGCGATGTCCAGGAAGGCCTGCTGGAGCTGGTATCGAAGCTGCCGAACCGGGTGGCCGTGGGCTGTTTTGCTTCGAACATCGCCCGGCTCCAGAGTCTGGGCCGGGTCGCGAAGAAGACGGGTCGGCGGGTCTGCCTTGCCGGGCGGTCGCTCAAACGCATGATGGAAGCAGCGCAGGAAAGCGGCTACCTGCAGGACTTCCCGACCGTGGTGGCCGAGGAAGAACTGGGCTATCTGCCACGAAACGAGGTGCTTCTGATCTGCACCGGCAGCCAGGGCGAACCGCGCGCCGCTCTCTCGCGCATCGCCAGGGGGGAGCACCAGCAGATCGTGCTGGAGGAGGGGGACGCGGTGGTCTTCTCCTCGCGCATCATCCCCGGCAACGAGGTGGGCATCTTCGCGCTCCAGAACCAGCTCGCCGAGCAGGGCATCGAGATCTACACAGACGACGAGCACGAGATTCACGTCTCCGGCCATCCGGCGCGCGACGAGCTCTCGCAGATGTACCAGTGGGTCCGGCCCCAGATCGCGATCCCCGTGCATGGCGAGTCCCGTCATCTGTTGGAGCACGCCGCGCTCGCCGAGGAATGCCAGGTGCCGCAGTCGATCGTCTGCCGCAACGGCGACCTGATCCGCCTTGCGCCGGGGCCGGCCGAGGTGGTCGAACAGGTGACGTCGGGCCGCCTGGCGCTGGACGGACAGGCCCTACGGCCCATCGAGAGCGAGGTGCTGCGCGAGCGGGTGCGGATGCTCTACAACGGGGCCGCCAGCCTGACCCTGGTGATGGACGCGGCGGGTGCTCTCCTGGCGCCGCCGCAGCTTTCCTGTCACGGGCTGCTGGACGAGGACTTGGAAGCCGATGAATTGGACGCCGCCGAGGCCTATATCGAAAGGAGCATCCAATCGCTCCGCAAGCGCGAACTCGCCGATGACGAGGCCGTGCGGGAGGCCGGACGGATCGCCGTCAGGCGCTTCTTCCGGCGCTTGGCGGACAAGAAACCCGTGACCGACGTGCACCTGGTGCGCTTGAGTTAG
- the dnaE gene encoding DNA polymerase III subunit alpha: MTSADFIHLRVHSAYSLSEGAIKLKDLIRLCQENAMPAVGVADSGNLFGALEFSLAAAPAGVQPIIGCQLQITRVDAEQMPGMKRPEPEPLVLLAMNESGYRNLMTLSSRAYLETDSGETPQVTLETLEELSAGIIALTGGPKGALARLLRDGQGKAAEVYLKRLAKAFEGRLYIELQRHEEPEEEACEEKLIELAYAQDIPLVATNECYFPTEGVYEAHDALLCIASGSYVNQEERRRLNPHYRFKSAAEMRALFADLPEAVDNTLVIAKRCSYYPQRIDPILPAFPTEEGRTEAQELRAQAEEGLKERLETLVFTEDTPPEERAKVAKTYGERLDYELKVIEQMGFPGYFLIVADFIQWAKQNDIPVGPGRGSGAGSLVAYALTITDLDPLRWNLLFERFLNPERVSMPDFDVDFCQDRRDEVIRYVQKKYGADTVAQIITFGKLQARAVLRDVGRVLQMPYGQVDRICKLVPNNPAQPVTLKQAVDGEPQLQVWRDGDEQVAKLIDIGMKLEGLYRHASTHAAGVVIGDRPLTELTPLYRDPRSDMPVTQFNMKYVEQAGLVKFDFLGLKTLTVLARACQHLEERGVEIDLSKIPLDDLRTYEMLGRGDTVGVFQLESSGMRDVLKRLKADRFEDIIAVVALYRPGPMDNIPSYIRRKHGDEKPDYLHDSLEWILKETFGIMIYQEQVMQIAQELAGYSLGDADLLRRAMGKKIQSEMDAQRERFVKGASEKGVNPAKASDIFDLVAKFAGYGFNKSHAAAYALVAYQTAYLKANHPVEFMAASMSYDMNNTDKLGVFRQELQRLGVPLLPPDVNASRRDFAVEDYESGAGETGKAIRYALAALKNVGGSAMEGLAEERDKAGPFASLGDFALRLDSRLINKRTVENLASAGAFDSLEPNRHKVFRGAEMILRHAAAATEERNSDQVNLFGGEPAESLLKLPEVEDWPAMERLAQEFSAIGSYLSAHPLDSYNLQRLRVISSADLARAARLEPGMKRLAGIVTAKRELNNKKGQRMAFVQFSDTAGVFEVTLFSELLSQVRELLDSKQPLLITAAVEFRGEDELPRITGQSIEPLDKAMANTAAGLRVYLRDEKPLPTLRGVLAREGRGRSPVSLILNFDDGREAEFELPDRFQLSAEVRQAIKAIPGVEVQDL, from the coding sequence ATGACCAGCGCCGACTTCATCCATCTCCGGGTCCACTCCGCCTATTCGCTTTCCGAAGGCGCGATCAAGCTCAAGGACCTGATCAGGCTTTGCCAGGAAAACGCCATGCCCGCCGTTGGCGTGGCCGACAGCGGCAACCTCTTCGGGGCGCTGGAGTTCTCGCTCGCCGCCGCGCCCGCCGGCGTGCAGCCGATCATCGGCTGTCAGCTTCAGATCACCCGCGTGGACGCCGAACAGATGCCCGGGATGAAGCGGCCTGAGCCCGAGCCGCTGGTCCTGCTGGCCATGAACGAATCCGGCTACCGCAACCTCATGACCCTTTCCAGCCGCGCCTATCTGGAGACGGACTCCGGGGAGACTCCCCAGGTGACGCTGGAGACCCTGGAAGAGTTGAGCGCCGGGATCATCGCGCTTACCGGCGGGCCGAAGGGGGCGCTGGCGCGCCTGCTGCGCGACGGGCAGGGAAAGGCGGCGGAGGTTTACCTCAAGCGGCTGGCCAAGGCCTTCGAGGGGCGGCTCTACATCGAGCTTCAGCGCCATGAAGAGCCGGAAGAGGAGGCCTGCGAGGAGAAGCTCATCGAGCTGGCCTACGCCCAGGACATTCCTCTGGTCGCCACCAACGAGTGCTACTTTCCCACCGAAGGCGTCTACGAGGCCCATGACGCCTTGCTCTGCATCGCCAGCGGCTCCTATGTGAACCAGGAGGAGCGACGGCGCTTGAACCCGCACTACCGGTTCAAGTCGGCCGCCGAGATGCGTGCGCTCTTCGCCGACCTGCCCGAAGCGGTGGACAACACCCTGGTGATCGCCAAGCGCTGTTCCTACTACCCGCAGCGCATCGATCCCATCCTGCCGGCCTTCCCGACGGAGGAAGGGCGAACCGAGGCGCAGGAGCTGCGCGCCCAGGCCGAAGAAGGCCTCAAGGAGAGGCTGGAGACCCTGGTCTTCACCGAGGACACGCCGCCCGAAGAGCGCGCCAAGGTCGCGAAAACCTATGGCGAGCGCCTCGACTACGAGCTCAAGGTCATCGAACAGATGGGCTTTCCCGGCTACTTCCTGATCGTGGCGGACTTCATTCAGTGGGCGAAGCAGAACGATATTCCGGTGGGGCCCGGGCGCGGGTCGGGCGCGGGTTCTCTGGTCGCCTATGCGCTCACCATCACGGACCTGGATCCGCTGCGCTGGAACCTGCTGTTCGAGCGCTTCCTCAACCCCGAGCGCGTGTCCATGCCCGACTTCGACGTGGACTTCTGCCAGGATCGCCGCGACGAGGTGATCCGCTATGTGCAGAAGAAGTACGGCGCGGACACCGTGGCGCAGATCATCACCTTCGGGAAGTTGCAGGCCCGGGCGGTGCTCCGCGACGTGGGCCGCGTGCTGCAAATGCCCTACGGTCAGGTCGACCGGATCTGCAAGCTGGTCCCGAACAATCCCGCGCAGCCGGTCACGCTGAAGCAGGCGGTCGACGGCGAACCGCAGTTGCAGGTCTGGCGCGATGGCGATGAACAGGTCGCCAAGCTGATCGACATCGGCATGAAGCTGGAGGGGCTCTACCGCCATGCCTCGACCCACGCCGCCGGCGTGGTGATCGGCGACCGGCCCCTGACCGAGTTGACGCCGCTCTACCGCGATCCGCGTTCGGACATGCCGGTGACGCAGTTCAACATGAAGTACGTCGAACAGGCGGGTCTGGTGAAGTTCGACTTCCTGGGCTTGAAGACCCTGACGGTGCTGGCGCGCGCTTGCCAGCACCTGGAGGAGCGGGGGGTGGAGATCGACCTCTCGAAGATTCCGCTCGACGATCTGAGGACTTACGAAATGCTGGGCCGGGGCGACACGGTCGGCGTGTTCCAGCTTGAATCCTCGGGCATGCGCGATGTGCTGAAGCGCCTGAAGGCCGACCGCTTCGAGGACATCATCGCCGTGGTGGCCCTCTACCGTCCGGGCCCCATGGACAACATCCCGAGCTACATCCGCCGCAAGCACGGGGATGAAAAGCCCGACTACCTGCACGATTCCCTGGAGTGGATCCTGAAGGAGACCTTCGGGATCATGATCTATCAGGAGCAGGTCATGCAGATCGCGCAGGAGCTTGCCGGCTACTCGCTGGGCGATGCCGATCTGCTGCGCCGGGCCATGGGCAAGAAGATCCAGTCGGAGATGGATGCCCAGCGCGAACGCTTCGTCAAAGGCGCCTCGGAGAAGGGCGTCAATCCGGCGAAGGCGAGCGACATCTTCGATCTCGTGGCGAAGTTCGCGGGCTACGGCTTCAACAAGAGCCACGCGGCGGCCTATGCCCTGGTCGCCTATCAGACCGCCTATCTGAAGGCCAACCACCCAGTGGAGTTCATGGCGGCCTCCATGAGCTACGACATGAACAACACCGATAAGCTCGGGGTCTTCCGCCAGGAATTGCAGCGCCTCGGCGTGCCGCTGCTGCCGCCCGACGTCAACGCGTCGCGCCGCGACTTCGCGGTGGAGGACTACGAGAGCGGCGCGGGCGAGACTGGTAAAGCGATCCGCTACGCGCTGGCCGCGCTCAAGAACGTCGGCGGCAGTGCGATGGAAGGCCTCGCCGAGGAGCGCGACAAGGCCGGGCCCTTTGCTTCGCTGGGCGACTTCGCCTTGCGCCTGGACAGCCGTCTCATCAACAAGCGCACGGTCGAGAATTTGGCCTCCGCCGGGGCCTTCGACAGCCTGGAGCCGAACCGGCACAAGGTCTTCCGGGGGGCGGAGATGATCCTGCGCCACGCCGCCGCGGCCACCGAGGAGCGGAACTCCGATCAGGTGAACCTGTTCGGTGGGGAGCCCGCCGAAAGCCTGCTGAAGCTCCCGGAGGTCGAGGACTGGCCTGCCATGGAGCGTCTGGCCCAGGAGTTCTCCGCCATCGGCTCCTACCTCTCGGCGCACCCTCTCGATTCCTACAACCTTCAGCGCTTGAGGGTGATCTCCTCGGCCGACCTGGCGCGCGCGGCGCGGCTGGAGCCTGGCATGAAGCGTCTGGCCGGGATCGTCACGGCCAAGCGCGAGCTGAACAACAAGAAGGGCCAGCGCATGGCCTTCGTGCAGTTCTCCGACACCGCCGGGGTCTTCGAGGTGACGCTCTTTTCGGAACTGCTGAGCCAGGTGCGCGAACTTCTGGACTCCAAGCAGCCCCTGCTGATCACTGCCGCCGTCGAGTTCCGTGGCGAGGATGAGCTGCCCAGGATCACCGGCCAGTCCATTGAGCCCTTGGACAAGGCGATGGCAAACACGGCTGCCGGCTTGCGGGTCTATCTGCGCGATGAGAAGCCGCTGCCGACGCTGCGCGGCGTGCTTGCGCGCGAGGGCAGGGGGCGCAGCCCGGTCTCCCTGATCCTGAACTTCGACGACGGGCGGGAAGCGGAGTTCGAACTGCCCGACCGCTTCCAGTTGAGCGCCGAGGTGCGTCAGGCCATCAAGGCCATTCCCGGGGTCGAGGTCCAGGACCTTTAG
- a CDS encoding ABC transporter ATP-binding protein, protein MSDVTLSIQGLVKVFEQGERRLEVLRGADLSVRAGEMVALVGPSGAGKSTLLQICGLLEKPDSGALSIAGEDASKLSEVKRTALRGRTIGFVYQYHHLLPEFSALENLVIPQLITGTPKAEARERAQSLLADVGLSERAGHRPARLSGGEQQRVAIARALANRPALLLADEPTGNLDPATGDRVFELLIGLVRDKGLAALIATHNPSLADRMDRRLRLEDGRIVEG, encoded by the coding sequence ATGAGTGACGTGACGCTATCCATTCAGGGCCTGGTCAAGGTCTTCGAGCAGGGCGAGCGCCGCCTGGAGGTGCTGCGGGGCGCCGATCTCTCGGTGCGCGCAGGTGAGATGGTCGCGCTGGTCGGCCCTTCCGGCGCCGGCAAGTCCACCCTGCTGCAGATCTGCGGCCTCCTGGAGAAGCCGGACAGCGGCGCGCTCTCCATCGCGGGGGAGGACGCCTCCAAGCTCTCCGAGGTCAAGCGCACGGCGCTGCGCGGGCGCACGATCGGGTTCGTCTATCAATACCATCACCTGCTGCCCGAGTTCTCCGCGCTGGAGAACCTCGTGATCCCGCAACTCATCACCGGCACGCCGAAGGCCGAGGCGCGCGAGCGCGCCCAGTCCCTTCTGGCCGACGTGGGGCTGTCGGAGCGGGCGGGTCACCGCCCCGCGCGGCTTTCCGGCGGCGAGCAGCAGCGCGTGGCGATTGCGCGCGCTCTGGCGAACCGGCCGGCCTTGCTGCTGGCGGACGAGCCGACGGGCAATCTTGATCCGGCCACGGGCGACCGGGTCTTTGAGCTTCTGATCGGACTGGTGCGCGACAAGGGTCTGGCGGCCTTGATCGCGACGCACAACCCCAGTCTCGCCGATCGCATGGACCGCCGCCTTCGACTGGAAGATGGCCGAATCGTGGAGGGCTAG
- the rpsB gene encoding 30S ribosomal protein S2 produces MAVPSFTMRQLLEAGVHFGHTTRRWNPKMEPFIFGERNGVHILDLSQTVPMLQRALEFLHGVVAGGGRVLFVGTKRQASEKVAESASQCGQYYVNHRWLGGMLTNWKTISNSIKRLKDLEAKLSEDNVGLTKKELLVMNRERDKLERALGGIKEMGGLPDAIVIIDTNKEHLAIEEANRLGIPVVAVLDSNSDPDGITYPIPGNDDALRAIATYCDLMSQTVLDGIQTELSASGVDVGASEKAPVEPAAAEVAPAEATPAEAPKAEEAPAEEAKAEEAPAADAPAEEPKAEEAPAEEPEVEEAAAEGDSKKA; encoded by the coding sequence ATGGCTGTTCCCAGCTTCACCATGCGTCAGCTGCTCGAGGCCGGCGTTCACTTCGGACACACCACCCGCCGCTGGAACCCCAAGATGGAGCCCTTCATCTTCGGCGAGCGCAACGGCGTCCACATTCTCGATCTTTCCCAGACCGTTCCCATGCTGCAGCGCGCGCTGGAGTTCCTGCACGGCGTCGTCGCCGGCGGTGGCCGCGTGCTGTTCGTGGGCACCAAGCGTCAGGCCAGCGAGAAGGTCGCCGAGTCCGCCAGCCAGTGCGGCCAGTACTACGTGAACCACCGCTGGCTGGGCGGCATGCTGACCAACTGGAAGACCATTTCCAACTCCATCAAGCGCCTAAAGGACCTTGAGGCCAAGCTGTCCGAGGACAACGTCGGCCTGACCAAGAAGGAACTGCTGGTGATGAACCGCGAGCGCGACAAGCTGGAGCGCGCGCTGGGCGGCATCAAGGAGATGGGCGGTCTGCCCGACGCCATCGTCATCATCGACACCAACAAGGAGCACCTGGCGATCGAGGAGGCCAACCGCCTGGGCATCCCGGTGGTCGCCGTGCTCGACTCCAACTCCGATCCCGACGGCATCACCTATCCGATCCCCGGTAACGACGACGCCCTGCGGGCGATCGCCACTTACTGCGATCTGATGAGCCAGACGGTTCTGGACGGCATTCAGACCGAGCTTTCCGCCAGCGGCGTCGACGTCGGCGCGTCGGAGAAGGCTCCGGTGGAGCCGGCTGCTGCTGAGGTCGCTCCTGCGGAGGCTACCCCTGCTGAGGCGCCCAAGGCTGAGGAAGCCCCTGCCGAGGAGGCCAAGGCCGAGGAAGCTCCCGCCGCGGACGCTCCCGCCGAGGAGCCCAAGGCTGAAGAGGCTCCGGCAGAAGAGCCCGAGGTCGAGGAAGCCGCCGCTGAGGGCGATTCCAAGAAGGCTTAA
- a CDS encoding lipoprotein-releasing ABC transporter permease subunit has product MFGVFERMVAWRYLRPRKQEGFISVIAGFSLLGICLGVATLIIVMSVMNGFRQELLGRILGVNGHLTVYSAAGAIENYDSLNVTLENMTGIVQATPQVRGQVMVTGARGGATGALVRGVSKEELLARRIIADNIASGSIEDMEARDGLVVGERLATSLGLRVGDPIKLVSPQGNTTVIGSVPRIKTYRIAALFNVGMYEYDSGFIYMPLEAAQVFFRTPGAVTAIEVFVEDPDSVFINTADIRDTLGSSYRIQDWKQTNASFFNALQVERNVMFLILTLIILVAAFNIISGQIMLVKDKGRDIAILRTMGATRAMILRVFLLSGASIGIFGTVTGLLLGVGFAANIKTIQGWVEDLVGAKVFDPEIYFLTNLPAVIDWTEVTSVVAMALCLSFLATIYPAWRAARLDPVEALRYE; this is encoded by the coding sequence TTGTTCGGCGTCTTCGAGCGCATGGTGGCCTGGCGCTACCTGCGTCCCAGAAAGCAGGAAGGCTTCATCTCCGTGATCGCGGGCTTCTCGCTGCTCGGCATCTGCCTGGGCGTGGCGACGCTGATCATCGTCATGTCGGTGATGAACGGCTTCCGGCAGGAACTGCTGGGCCGGATCCTCGGCGTCAACGGCCACCTGACGGTCTATTCCGCGGCCGGCGCCATCGAGAACTATGACTCCCTGAACGTCACGCTCGAGAACATGACCGGCATCGTCCAGGCGACGCCCCAGGTCCGCGGGCAGGTCATGGTGACCGGCGCGCGGGGCGGCGCCACGGGCGCGCTGGTGCGCGGCGTCTCCAAGGAAGAGTTGCTGGCCCGCAGGATCATCGCCGACAACATCGCCTCCGGCTCGATCGAGGACATGGAGGCGCGGGACGGTCTTGTGGTGGGCGAGCGCCTCGCGACCTCTCTGGGCTTGCGCGTGGGCGATCCGATCAAGTTGGTCTCGCCGCAAGGCAACACCACCGTCATCGGCTCGGTCCCGCGCATCAAGACCTACCGGATCGCCGCCCTCTTCAACGTGGGCATGTACGAATACGACAGCGGTTTCATCTACATGCCGCTGGAGGCCGCCCAGGTCTTCTTCCGGACACCGGGGGCCGTGACCGCGATAGAGGTCTTCGTGGAGGACCCGGACAGCGTCTTCATCAACACAGCGGACATCCGGGACACTCTGGGATCCTCCTACCGGATTCAGGACTGGAAGCAGACCAACGCCAGCTTCTTCAACGCGCTTCAGGTCGAACGCAACGTCATGTTCCTGATCCTGACGCTCATCATCCTGGTGGCCGCCTTTAACATCATCTCCGGCCAGATCATGCTGGTGAAGGACAAGGGCCGCGACATCGCCATCCTGCGCACCATGGGGGCGACCCGCGCCATGATCCTGCGGGTGTTCCTCTTGAGCGGAGCCTCCATCGGCATCTTCGGCACGGTGACGGGCCTGCTTCTGGGCGTCGGCTTCGCCGCGAACATCAAGACCATCCAGGGCTGGGTGGAGGATCTGGTGGGCGCGAAGGTCTTCGATCCGGAGATCTATTTCCTGACCAACCTGCCTGCCGTGATCGACTGGACCGAGGTGACCTCGGTCGTCGCCATGGCGTTGTGCCTCTCCTTCCTGGCGACGATCTATCCGGCCTGGCGCGCCGCGCGCCTCGATCCGGTGGAGGCGCTTCGCTATGAGTGA
- a CDS encoding proline--tRNA ligase, with translation MRLSRYFLPTMKDTPSEAQIVSHRLMLRAGMVRQASAGIYSWLPMGYKVLKKIEQIVREEENRMGCQEVLMPTIQSADLWKKSGRYDAYGPEMLRIRDRHERDMLYGPTNEELITDIFASEVRSYKALPKLLYHIQWKFRDEVRPRFGVMRGREFLMKDAYSFDLNYEKAVESYNNYFVCYLRTFARLGLKAIPMEADTGPIGGNLSHEFIILADTGESEVFCHQDFVDVDVANLEVDYEDAAAVKKLVDYYTSLYARTDEKHDPAAFEAEVPEGKRVQRRGIEVGHIFYFGTKYSEPLGATVTGPDGTESAVHMGSYGIGVSRLVGGIIEASHDENGIIWPESVAPYKVGLINLRPTDDACAKACDEVYAKLESAGVETLYDDRDERPGAKFADMDLIGLPWQLVIGPRGLEKGVVELKSRATGEKEELSLESALARLTA, from the coding sequence ATGCGTCTCTCCCGCTATTTCCTCCCCACCATGAAGGACACGCCCTCCGAGGCGCAGATCGTCTCGCATCGCTTGATGCTGCGCGCGGGCATGGTCCGCCAGGCGAGCGCCGGGATCTATTCCTGGCTGCCCATGGGCTACAAGGTCCTGAAGAAGATCGAGCAGATCGTGCGCGAGGAAGAGAATCGCATGGGCTGTCAGGAGGTCCTGATGCCGACCATCCAGTCGGCCGACCTCTGGAAGAAATCGGGGCGCTACGACGCCTACGGGCCGGAGATGCTGCGCATCCGCGACCGGCACGAGCGTGACATGCTCTACGGCCCCACCAACGAAGAACTGATCACCGATATCTTTGCCTCGGAGGTGCGCAGCTACAAGGCGCTGCCCAAGCTGCTCTATCACATCCAGTGGAAGTTCCGGGACGAGGTCAGGCCGCGCTTCGGCGTCATGCGCGGGCGCGAGTTCCTGATGAAGGACGCCTACAGCTTCGATCTGAATTATGAAAAAGCTGTAGAGTCTTATAATAACTACTTCGTCTGTTACCTGAGGACTTTCGCCCGTCTCGGACTGAAAGCCATTCCCATGGAGGCCGACACCGGCCCCATCGGCGGCAATCTCAGCCACGAGTTCATCATCCTGGCCGATACCGGCGAGTCGGAGGTCTTCTGTCATCAGGACTTCGTGGACGTGGACGTGGCCAACCTGGAGGTGGACTACGAGGATGCGGCGGCGGTGAAGAAGCTGGTCGACTACTACACCAGCCTCTATGCGCGCACCGACGAGAAGCACGACCCCGCGGCCTTCGAGGCCGAGGTGCCCGAGGGCAAGCGCGTTCAGCGGCGCGGCATCGAGGTCGGTCACATCTTCTATTTCGGCACCAAGTATTCCGAGCCCCTGGGCGCGACCGTCACCGGCCCCGACGGGACGGAGTCCGCGGTCCACATGGGATCCTATGGGATTGGCGTCTCGCGGTTGGTCGGCGGCATCATCGAGGCCAGCCACGACGAGAACGGCATCATCTGGCCGGAGTCCGTCGCCCCCTACAAGGTCGGTTTGATCAACCTGCGCCCCACGGACGACGCCTGCGCCAAGGCCTGTGACGAGGTCTACGCAAAGCTGGAATCGGCCGGCGTGGAGACGCTCTACGACGACCGGGACGAGCGTCCGGGCGCGAAGTTCGCGGACATGGACCTTATCGGGCTGCCCTGGCAACTGGTGATCGGTCCGCGCGGCCTTGAAAAAGGCGTAGTTGAGTTGAAGTCTCGGGCGACGGGCGAAAAGGAGGAACTCTCCTTGGAGTCCGCCCTCGCGCGCCTGACCGCCTGA
- a CDS encoding DNA-3-methyladenine glycosylase I, translating into MSGYCDFAPDHPVHAHYHDREYGFPLTDETGLFERLVLEIAQAGLSWELILKKREGFRRRLAGFDVDRVAGFGEEEIAAYLGDPEVIRNRLKIGAFIHNAKVIQDLRGSHGGFYSWIEAHHPLTKAEWVKLFRKTFKFMGPEIVGEFLMSSGVLPGAHRDDCPVQARVRAAEPLWLKS; encoded by the coding sequence ATGAGCGGCTATTGCGATTTCGCTCCAGACCACCCGGTGCATGCGCACTATCACGACCGGGAATACGGCTTTCCCCTGACCGACGAGACCGGGCTGTTCGAGCGTTTGGTGCTGGAGATCGCCCAGGCCGGCTTGAGCTGGGAGTTGATCCTCAAGAAGCGGGAGGGCTTCCGGCGGCGCCTGGCGGGCTTCGACGTGGACCGCGTGGCCGGCTTCGGGGAAGAGGAGATCGCCGCCTACCTCGGCGATCCAGAGGTGATCCGCAACCGCCTCAAAATCGGGGCCTTCATCCACAACGCCAAGGTGATCCAGGATCTGCGCGGCAGCCATGGCGGCTTCTATTCCTGGATCGAGGCGCACCACCCGCTGACCAAGGCTGAGTGGGTGAAACTCTTCCGCAAGACCTTCAAGTTCATGGGGCCGGAGATCGTCGGCGAGTTCCTGATGTCGAGCGGGGTACTGCCCGGCGCGCATCGCGATGACTGCCCGGTGCAGGCGCGGGTGAGGGCGGCGGAGCCGCTCTGGCTGAAGAGCTGA
- a CDS encoding DUF1467 family protein — protein sequence MNPYTAVMLFAIIWWVVLLAVLPWGARPPENPEPGHAPSAPERPMMGRKVLATTVITAVIWGILFYLISNDILVFRDL from the coding sequence ATGAATCCCTACACCGCCGTCATGCTGTTTGCGATTATCTGGTGGGTCGTTCTCTTGGCAGTTCTTCCCTGGGGTGCGCGCCCGCCGGAAAACCCGGAACCGGGTCATGCCCCCAGCGCGCCCGAACGTCCGATGATGGGCCGCAAGGTGCTGGCGACCACGGTCATTACGGCGGTGATCTGGGGCATCCTGTTCTATTTGATTTCGAACGACATTCTTGTCTTCCGCGACCTCTGA